One region of Ruficoccus amylovorans genomic DNA includes:
- a CDS encoding DNA adenine methylase: MLVSPLRYPGGKQSLAIHVETIIRQNLLNGCVFYEPYAGGSAITLSLLSNELISSAVLVEKDPLIYAFWKCVFEQPDGLCSLIKRTDVSVDTWRSMQRYMQPHAIQNYDLLSLGFAGLFLNRTNFSGIISANPIGGIDQQSRYKIDCRFNKDRIIDTILKISRYRKLVEVVYGDAIQVLSRRKRRLAKENVLVYIDPPYYVQGERLYRYSYDGLGHRRLAEFIDNQNYPWIVSIDSHPDILDFYKNQVIVPIQFNYVVRKCKKVDELLISNIPLDEISRCVIKSQDIDLGVQREIL, from the coding sequence ATGTTGGTAAGTCCCTTAAGGTATCCGGGTGGCAAGCAAAGTCTAGCTATCCACGTTGAAACAATAATTAGGCAAAATTTGCTGAACGGTTGTGTGTTTTACGAGCCATATGCTGGCGGTTCTGCGATAACTTTGTCTTTGTTGTCAAATGAGCTAATAAGCTCTGCTGTGCTAGTAGAGAAAGACCCGCTTATATACGCATTTTGGAAATGTGTTTTTGAGCAGCCAGATGGTCTGTGTTCGTTGATCAAGCGAACTGACGTGTCTGTAGATACATGGCGGTCTATGCAGAGATATATGCAACCTCATGCAATTCAGAATTATGATCTTCTTTCCCTAGGATTTGCGGGTCTATTTCTTAATCGAACTAACTTCTCCGGGATAATTAGTGCAAACCCAATAGGTGGTATAGATCAACAGTCAAGGTATAAGATTGATTGCCGTTTTAATAAGGATAGAATTATTGATACAATACTTAAAATATCACGATATAGAAAATTGGTAGAGGTTGTATATGGTGATGCTATTCAAGTTCTGAGTCGAAGAAAACGAAGACTGGCTAAAGAAAACGTTTTAGTATATATAGACCCGCCGTATTATGTCCAAGGTGAGCGGCTATATCGCTATTCTTATGATGGGTTAGGACATCGAAGGCTGGCCGAGTTTATAGATAATCAAAACTATCCGTGGATCGTTAGTATTGACAGTCATCCAGACATTTTAGATTTTTATAAAAACCAAGTAATTGTTCCGATTCAGTTTAACTATGTCGTAAGAAAATGCAAAAAGGTTGATGAACTGCTTATCTCGAATATTCCTCTCGATGAAATTTCTAGGTGCGTCATCAAGTCGCAGGATATAGATTTAGGAGTTCAAAGAGAAATACTATAG